A genomic segment from Hallerella porci encodes:
- a CDS encoding sigma-54 interaction domain-containing protein, which translates to MDKTRIFFLSEESESISFLEDVLSNVDGYETFLSSDTMNAAENFRRFLPAITVVDLDRNFPDALFRNLREICPVTRFLGFGSDPLQLTPFQQNFFSDILSKDDLRLRFMTAVNELKKQAAIVSTISKALTKIIGHSTAVKKLYQTIFKAIRSKGATVLITGESGVGKELVAKAIASVSSNLVSVNCSAITESLFESELFGHARGAFTGAISERKGLFEAANGGVLFLDEVGDIPLSMQAKLLRSLQEGEIRPIGSNETKKIKAQIIAATNHDLQKEAAAGKFREDLFYRLNVIPIEVPALRDRKEDIPDLINHFVREFSLRPNFIPKISDETMQALIRYDWPGNIRELENAIHRGLILMDGEELTLENIFTKNFAQQAIPAAARTWENIDYKTFQELQREEERQFILAKLKENNYSVTRTAESFGIQRPALYALAKRVGLDVAQQRNLDEEKNRDGALGR; encoded by the coding sequence ATGGACAAGACGCGAATTTTCTTCCTTTCCGAAGAGAGCGAAAGCATTTCTTTTCTCGAAGATGTGCTTTCGAACGTCGATGGCTATGAGACTTTTCTTTCTTCGGATACGATGAATGCGGCGGAAAATTTCCGCCGTTTTTTGCCAGCGATTACCGTCGTCGATTTGGACCGCAATTTTCCGGATGCATTATTTCGCAATCTGCGAGAAATTTGCCCCGTCACACGATTCTTGGGATTCGGCTCGGATCCGTTACAATTAACTCCATTTCAACAAAATTTTTTTAGCGATATTTTAAGCAAAGACGATTTGCGTCTGCGCTTTATGACCGCCGTCAACGAATTAAAAAAACAAGCGGCAATCGTTTCGACGATTAGCAAAGCGCTCACAAAAATTATCGGGCACAGTACCGCGGTCAAAAAACTTTATCAGACAATTTTCAAAGCGATTCGCAGCAAAGGCGCAACCGTTCTCATCACCGGCGAATCCGGCGTTGGCAAAGAATTAGTCGCCAAAGCAATCGCTTCGGTTTCGAGCAATTTGGTTTCGGTCAACTGCAGCGCCATTACCGAAAGCCTTTTTGAAAGCGAATTATTCGGACACGCCCGCGGCGCTTTTACCGGCGCCATTTCCGAACGCAAAGGTTTATTTGAAGCAGCAAACGGCGGCGTTTTATTTTTAGATGAAGTCGGCGACATTCCGCTCTCGATGCAAGCGAAACTTTTACGTTCTCTGCAAGAAGGCGAAATTCGTCCCATCGGTTCAAACGAAACAAAAAAAATCAAAGCGCAAATTATCGCGGCGACCAATCACGATTTGCAAAAAGAAGCTGCCGCAGGGAAATTCCGCGAAGATCTTTTTTACCGTTTAAATGTCATCCCCATCGAAGTGCCCGCATTGCGCGACCGCAAAGAAGACATTCCGGATTTGATAAATCACTTTGTCCGCGAATTTTCTCTGCGCCCGAATTTCATTCCCAAAATTTCGGACGAAACAATGCAAGCGTTAATTCGTTACGATTGGCCGGGAAATATCCGCGAACTCGAAAACGCAATTCACCGCGGGCTCATTTTAATGGACGGCGAAGAACTCACCCTCGAAAATATTTTCACCAAAAATTTTGCGCAACAAGCAATCCCCGCAGCCGCTCGCACCTGGGAAAACATCGATTACAAAACCTTTCAAGAATTGCAGCGCGAAGAAGAACGCCAATTTATCCTTGCGAAATTAAAAGAAAACAATTATTCCGTCACCCGCACCGCCGAAAGTTTCGGCATCCAACGCCCCGCTCTCTACGCCCTCGCCAAACGCGTCGGCTTAGATGTCGCGCAACAACGAAATTTAGACGAAGAGAAAAATAGAGACGGCGCCCTTGGGCGATAG
- a CDS encoding pentapeptide repeat-containing protein, protein MNMHLNLTSKFGVLLLASMTAGAFAQQTDWSNKDINVSFRSKNIDGFNFENAKAIKNTTDFTGSNATHSPVSFRGAKLQEVRFQNSVMNDPDFREANLDKAIISGADLRGADFKGASLKEANLYRATLLDSRFPKANLESARLDAMKVSDKADFSDANLKNASVIDVDLTQASFSDANLTNTNFSRSLMGAADLSGATIVKTDFTACNLINADFGGVELKDVNFTKAGLSKADFGGTKFINVNMQSADLSLTDFNDVDLSKAQLQKASFAQSNMKNMNFNDQDLSAVIFDKGVVTKSTFEKTKMNKASFFDGEASKCIFRGAIMQKTVFDGTYVFKDIFDNADLTKANFSNSTIDRTSFDLANLTGVNFSGAKLSNVTFLNANMQNAKFDADTKMENVDFSGADLSNAHIEKFTAKRVIYDAKTKFPDGIEPRQYGFTKLGEKAASVTVEKSPSADQPKKKKKRRKSADQAAGIE, encoded by the coding sequence ATGAACATGCACCTCAATTTGACTTCCAAGTTTGGTGTTCTTTTGCTCGCCTCGATGACCGCTGGCGCATTTGCTCAGCAGACAGATTGGAGCAATAAAGACATCAATGTTTCTTTCCGCAGCAAGAATATCGATGGTTTCAACTTTGAAAACGCGAAAGCGATTAAGAATACAACCGACTTTACCGGTTCGAACGCCACGCACTCTCCCGTTTCTTTCCGCGGCGCAAAGCTCCAGGAAGTCCGCTTCCAGAACTCCGTGATGAACGATCCGGATTTCCGCGAAGCCAACTTGGACAAGGCAATTATCTCGGGCGCAGACCTCCGCGGTGCAGACTTCAAAGGCGCATCTCTTAAAGAAGCAAACCTTTACCGTGCGACTCTTCTCGATTCCCGCTTCCCGAAGGCAAACTTGGAAAGCGCTCGCTTGGACGCGATGAAGGTCTCGGACAAAGCGGACTTTAGCGACGCCAACCTCAAGAACGCTTCGGTCATCGATGTGGACTTGACGCAGGCTAGCTTCAGCGATGCAAATCTTACCAACACAAACTTCTCCCGTTCTTTGATGGGGGCTGCTGATTTGAGCGGTGCAACCATCGTCAAGACAGACTTTACCGCTTGTAACTTGATTAACGCAGACTTCGGTGGCGTTGAACTCAAGGATGTAAACTTTACGAAAGCCGGTCTTTCGAAAGCGGACTTCGGCGGAACGAAGTTCATCAATGTGAACATGCAGAGCGCAGACCTTTCGCTCACGGACTTTAACGATGTCGATCTTTCGAAGGCTCAACTTCAGAAGGCTTCGTTCGCACAGTCCAACATGAAGAACATGAACTTCAACGATCAAGACCTTTCGGCGGTGATTTTCGACAAGGGCGTCGTCACCAAGAGCACTTTCGAAAAGACCAAGATGAACAAGGCTTCGTTCTTTGATGGCGAAGCGAGCAAGTGCATCTTCCGCGGCGCAATCATGCAGAAGACCGTCTTCGATGGCACATACGTGTTCAAGGACATCTTCGATAACGCTGACCTCACCAAGGCAAACTTCTCGAACTCGACCATTGACCGCACAAGCTTTGACCTTGCAAACTTGACCGGCGTGAACTTCTCCGGTGCAAAGCTTTCGAACGTTACTTTCCTCAATGCCAATATGCAGAACGCCAAGTTCGATGCAGACACCAAGATGGAAAATGTGGACTTTAGCGGCGCCGATCTTTCGAACGCTCACATCGAAAAGTTCACCGCAAAGCGCGTCATTTACGATGCCAAGACGAAATTCCCGGACGGCATTGAACCGCGTCAATACGGTTTTACAAAGCTCGGCGAAAAGGCTGCTAGCGTCACCGTTGAAAAATCTCCTTCGGCAGATCAACCGAAAAAGAAGAAGAAACGCCGCAAATCTGCAGACCAAGCTGCGGGCATCGAATAA
- a CDS encoding SufE family protein, with translation MKSIEEIENEIRAEFAAFTSPDDKWAYLLKLARNHPGMDEKLKEEKFLVKGCASRMFLVPEFKEGILHLHMDTEVGADNPLISRGLGALALKIYDGRTPAEILSADPEFFQKIGLQQGLSPTRSNGFASLLKQIYLYAKVFSALAARSK, from the coding sequence ATGAAAAGCATTGAAGAAATCGAAAATGAAATTCGAGCGGAATTTGCCGCTTTTACATCTCCCGATGATAAGTGGGCTTATCTTTTAAAACTCGCGCGCAATCATCCGGGAATGGACGAAAAACTCAAAGAAGAAAAATTTCTCGTGAAAGGTTGTGCGTCTCGGATGTTCCTCGTTCCAGAATTTAAAGAGGGCATTTTGCATTTGCATATGGATACCGAAGTCGGCGCCGATAATCCGTTGATAAGCCGCGGGCTCGGTGCGCTTGCGCTCAAAATTTACGATGGGCGGACGCCTGCGGAAATCCTTTCTGCGGATCCGGAATTTTTCCAAAAAATCGGTTTGCAACAAGGACTTTCTCCGACGCGTTCGAACGGTTTTGCGAGTCTTTTAAAACAAATTTATTTGTACGCAAAAGTTTTTTCGGCTTTAGCGGCACGTTCTAAATAG
- the nspC gene encoding carboxynorspermidine decarboxylase has translation MINYSQVPSPCYVLEESRLIRNLEILSRVEKEADVKIICALKGYSMWSTFPLVGKYLAGATASSLNEAKLARNEMNREVHVFAPVYGDDEIDEILSLADHITFNSFSQWKRFKEKTQAAHVSAGIRVNPEFSTVETDLYNPCGKYSRLGVTLKEFKPEELDGIEGLHFHALCEQNADALAAVLKNFEERFGKWIPQMKWVNFGGGHHITRKDYDVDYLIRILKDFHKRYPHVQIIMEPGEAVGWQTGELVSTVEDIVHNEKDIAILNVSVSAHMPDCLEMPYRPTVIGAGNVSEKPYEYRLAGDTCLAGDVIGDYTFDKPLQVGDRIVFFDMIHYTMVKTTFFNGVKHPSIGIWTLDNRFKLVHQFTYEQFRDKL, from the coding sequence ATGATCAATTATTCTCAAGTTCCTAGTCCTTGTTATGTTTTAGAAGAAAGTCGCCTTATCCGCAACCTCGAAATCCTTTCACGGGTCGAAAAAGAAGCGGATGTTAAAATCATCTGCGCCTTAAAAGGCTACAGCATGTGGAGCACTTTCCCCTTAGTAGGAAAATACCTTGCTGGAGCGACTGCGTCAAGTCTTAATGAAGCAAAACTTGCACGAAATGAGATGAATCGAGAAGTTCATGTCTTTGCGCCCGTTTACGGCGACGATGAAATCGATGAAATTTTAAGTCTCGCGGACCATATCACCTTCAACAGTTTCAGCCAATGGAAGCGTTTTAAAGAAAAAACGCAAGCGGCTCATGTGAGCGCAGGAATCCGCGTCAATCCCGAATTTTCAACCGTCGAAACCGACTTGTATAATCCGTGCGGAAAATATTCCCGCTTAGGCGTCACGCTCAAAGAATTTAAGCCCGAAGAACTCGACGGCATCGAAGGATTGCATTTCCACGCTCTTTGCGAACAAAACGCAGACGCACTCGCTGCGGTTCTGAAAAATTTTGAAGAACGCTTTGGCAAATGGATTCCGCAGATGAAATGGGTCAACTTCGGCGGCGGGCATCACATTACCCGCAAGGATTACGACGTCGACTATCTCATCCGGATTTTAAAAGATTTTCACAAGCGTTATCCCCATGTTCAAATCATTATGGAACCGGGTGAAGCTGTCGGCTGGCAAACGGGCGAACTCGTTTCTACCGTCGAAGATATCGTGCACAACGAAAAAGACATCGCGATTTTAAATGTCTCGGTGAGCGCACACATGCCCGATTGCTTGGAAATGCCTTACCGTCCGACCGTCATCGGCGCGGGAAACGTCAGCGAAAAGCCCTACGAATATCGCTTAGCCGGCGACACTTGTCTCGCAGGCGATGTCATCGGCGATTATACATTTGATAAACCGCTCCAAGTCGGCGACCGCATCGTCTTCTTCGATATGATTCATTATACAATGGTCAAGACGACATTCTTCAACGGCGTAAAACATCCGAGCATCGGCATTTGGACTTTGGACAATCGCTTTAAATTGGTGCATCAATTTACCTACGAACAATTCCGCGATAAATTGTAA
- a CDS encoding TraB/GumN family protein, giving the protein MRKQIIFFLYALICLQFLACAGTKTETKNEKVLREEHFLWKAEKAGAPAIWLLGSIHLADSSFYPLPSIIDSALDAATLVAAELDVSEPETIQKAGLLMAQKGALAPGKKLKEVLPDSLYFRVDSLVSAWGIPLEILEPFRPWMVAISLSALAIERSGLSGEFGIDQEILARAGDQGKKIFALETPEEQVGIFANAEDSLGIQYLKATLDEIAVADSFVQEMAKAWKMGDEVKMRELLDSDKSEDVYEEELYTKRNLRMAAVIDSLALSGEKAFVVIGCAHLIGEGDNVLKLLEKKNYKITKN; this is encoded by the coding sequence ATGCGAAAACAAATCATTTTCTTTTTGTACGCGTTAATTTGTCTGCAGTTTTTAGCGTGCGCCGGAACGAAAACCGAAACAAAAAACGAAAAAGTTCTGCGCGAAGAACATTTTTTGTGGAAGGCAGAAAAAGCGGGCGCGCCCGCCATTTGGCTTTTGGGAAGTATTCATTTGGCGGATTCCTCTTTTTATCCGTTGCCTTCGATTATCGATTCTGCGTTGGATGCTGCAACTTTAGTCGCAGCCGAACTCGATGTTTCCGAGCCCGAGACGATACAAAAAGCGGGTTTGTTAATGGCGCAAAAAGGTGCGCTTGCGCCGGGGAAAAAATTGAAAGAAGTCCTTCCGGATTCGCTGTATTTTCGGGTGGATTCTCTTGTGAGCGCGTGGGGAATTCCGCTTGAAATTTTAGAACCTTTCCGTCCGTGGATGGTCGCAATTTCGCTTTCGGCGTTAGCGATTGAACGCTCGGGGCTTTCGGGAGAATTTGGCATTGACCAAGAAATTTTAGCGCGCGCTGGCGATCAAGGGAAGAAAATTTTTGCGTTAGAAACTCCCGAAGAACAAGTCGGCATTTTTGCCAATGCGGAAGATTCGCTGGGCATTCAATATTTAAAAGCGACTTTGGATGAAATCGCAGTCGCCGATTCGTTTGTTCAAGAAATGGCGAAGGCTTGGAAAATGGGCGACGAAGTAAAAATGCGCGAACTTTTAGATTCGGATAAATCGGAAGATGTTTACGAAGAAGAACTTTATACGAAGCGCAATTTGCGAATGGCCGCGGTCATCGATTCGCTCGCTCTTTCCGGCGAAAAAGCTTTTGTCGTCATCGGTTGTGCGCACTTAATCGGCGAAGGCGATAATGTGTTAAAACTATTGGAAAAGAAGAATTATAAAATCACGAAAAATTAG
- the proC gene encoding pyrroline-5-carboxylate reductase has protein sequence MSKKIAFAGAGNMGGAILRGLLQAGHKPEEILFFEPFDKTAKPVEELGAIRFDDFGKMAAAADVLFLCVKPQVFKSVASEWNASANGKVNNKPEIISIMAGVSREKILAALTFNHGDVVRVMPNLPLTVGKGAIAIASDGVSSESLEVAKSLLSTVGVTVTVGENLIDAVTGLSGSAPAYVFEFIEGLVRGGVKMGLTRATAMQLTLATIEGSVELLKKSGKDTGELSAMVSSPAGTTIAGVQVLEDAGFRGTLMHTVEAATLRSQALGK, from the coding sequence ATGTCTAAAAAAATTGCTTTTGCTGGAGCCGGAAACATGGGCGGAGCTATCCTCCGCGGGCTTTTGCAAGCGGGCCACAAACCCGAAGAAATTCTCTTCTTTGAACCTTTTGACAAAACCGCAAAACCGGTTGAAGAACTCGGCGCCATCCGTTTTGACGACTTCGGAAAAATGGCTGCTGCCGCTGACGTTCTCTTCCTTTGCGTCAAGCCGCAAGTTTTCAAATCTGTCGCTTCCGAATGGAATGCAAGCGCAAACGGCAAAGTGAATAACAAGCCCGAAATCATTTCCATTATGGCGGGAGTTTCTCGTGAAAAAATTCTCGCAGCGTTGACATTTAATCACGGCGACGTTGTCCGCGTTATGCCGAATCTTCCGTTAACTGTTGGAAAAGGCGCAATCGCAATCGCTTCGGACGGCGTTTCAAGCGAATCGTTAGAAGTTGCCAAATCGCTTTTATCAACAGTCGGCGTTACCGTTACCGTCGGCGAAAATTTGATCGATGCGGTCACCGGACTTTCGGGAAGCGCTCCGGCATACGTCTTTGAATTTATCGAAGGCCTTGTCCGCGGCGGCGTCAAAATGGGACTTACCCGCGCCACAGCGATGCAGTTAACCCTCGCAACGATTGAAGGCAGCGTAGAACTTCTAAAGAAGTCGGGCAAAGACACCGGAGAACTTTCTGCGATGGTTTCGTCCCCAGCGGGAACGACGATTGCTGGCGTTCAAGTTTTGGAAGATGCGGGTTTCCGTGGCACATTGATGCACACGGTCGAAGCCGCAACTCTCCGTTCACAAGCCCTCGGCAAATAA
- a CDS encoding FecCD family ABC transporter permease — MSRTLLGFFFLAVLVCGLLLATLLSGPSPVSFSEVLQAIFGEVSGAANDIVWQIRIPKAMTALFAGISLAVSGLVLQSVFKNPLAGPFVLGVSSGANLGVALVLLAGFGASWGLVPCAALGAFGVVLLVLFASRFIARSVSLLIVGLMVGYFVDAIVSFLMMTSSSEALRGFVTWGLGSFSRLALDRVMSFAIFTAVGILLCASQIRYLNAAQVGDAFAESLGVNVRLSRMVVLFGASLLAAGATVYCGPISFLGLASPHIAFGIFQSSNHRVLFPATALVGTALALVSGLPQNVPLSSVTSLFGAPIVLWIFLRSHRGGENV; from the coding sequence ATGTCGCGGACTCTGCTCGGCTTTTTCTTTCTGGCGGTGCTAGTCTGCGGGCTTCTTTTGGCGACGCTCCTTTCGGGACCGTCGCCTGTTTCTTTTTCAGAAGTGTTGCAGGCAATTTTTGGCGAAGTTTCGGGAGCGGCAAACGATATCGTTTGGCAAATTCGAATCCCGAAAGCGATGACGGCACTTTTTGCGGGAATTTCTCTTGCGGTTTCGGGGCTTGTGTTACAAAGCGTTTTCAAAAATCCGCTCGCGGGGCCGTTTGTTCTCGGGGTGAGTTCTGGGGCGAATTTAGGGGTGGCGCTTGTGCTTCTTGCGGGCTTTGGGGCTTCTTGGGGACTTGTGCCGTGTGCAGCGCTTGGCGCCTTTGGTGTCGTCTTGCTCGTGCTTTTTGCGTCTCGATTTATCGCACGCTCGGTTTCGCTTTTAATCGTCGGATTGATGGTCGGCTATTTTGTCGATGCGATCGTTTCGTTTCTCATGATGACTTCGTCGTCCGAGGCGCTTCGCGGCTTTGTCACTTGGGGACTCGGCTCGTTTTCGAGGCTCGCGCTCGATCGGGTGATGTCGTTTGCGATTTTTACGGCGGTGGGAATTTTACTTTGCGCTTCGCAAATTCGCTATTTGAATGCGGCGCAAGTCGGGGATGCGTTTGCAGAAAGTTTGGGTGTGAATGTGCGGCTTTCGCGGATGGTGGTGCTCTTTGGGGCGAGTCTTCTTGCGGCAGGCGCTACGGTTTATTGCGGACCGATTAGCTTTCTCGGTTTAGCGTCGCCACATATCGCCTTTGGCATTTTTCAATCGTCGAATCATCGGGTGCTTTTCCCGGCGACGGCTTTAGTGGGGACAGCGCTTGCGCTCGTTTCGGGGCTTCCGCAAAATGTGCCGCTTTCGAGTGTGACAAGTCTTTTTGGTGCGCCGATTGTGCTTTGGATTTTTTTGCGTTCGCATCGCGGAGGCGAAAATGTCTAA
- the tsaE gene encoding tRNA (adenosine(37)-N6)-threonylcarbamoyltransferase complex ATPase subunit type 1 TsaE translates to MANFVKIETVKTQSEAETLAWAESFAKKLSQGSVIALYGTLGAGKTVISRGICKGLGFSGQVNSPTYTIVHEYPNAAIPIYHLDLYRLPPHADLDEIGVDYYASQKGITLIEWPERLDDESILTHKIEIQIEDEQRIIQCSVKN, encoded by the coding sequence ATGGCAAATTTTGTCAAGATTGAAACCGTCAAAACGCAAAGCGAAGCCGAAACATTAGCGTGGGCAGAATCTTTCGCCAAAAAATTATCGCAAGGTTCTGTCATCGCCCTCTACGGTACACTCGGTGCCGGGAAAACCGTCATCAGCCGCGGCATTTGCAAAGGTCTCGGCTTTTCAGGCCAAGTCAATTCCCCGACTTATACAATCGTCCACGAATACCCGAACGCAGCCATTCCCATTTATCATTTGGATTTGTATCGTCTCCCGCCGCACGCTGACTTAGACGAAATCGGCGTTGATTATTATGCATCGCAAAAAGGAATCACCCTCATCGAATGGCCCGAGCGCTTAGACGATGAAAGCATTCTCACGCACAAAATTGAAATCCAAATCGAAGACGAACAAAGAATAATACAATGCAGCGTTAAAAATTAG
- a CDS encoding geranylgeranyl reductase family protein: MASYLKENYDVIVCGAGPAGLYAANTLQKGAAGKLSVLLLDRKSPWKEPVSCAEAVSRKIFSRYWTPKEEWTRQHLDGVYFTSPDMTRVEYFQSDCGLILDRAAFHREMAEKARELGAECYFENYVERIFRTDDGLWNVVVRHEGNVQVLKTKTVIDATGPGAKITRDVPELDELETGNFDVEPAIFAIAEGIPHDVKHIELLFGHKYFPGGYGWVFPRDGKTVNVGLVNGREFLQSHPPKATLEAFIRDAYPEAKILSIHGGAIPCGQSSRPIAALGVFKAGDSASTVNPISRSGIVEALKSGKIAAECVLEWLKANSEEEKREIEKSAYFRWMKIQGKAHLNFHRGKKGFGSISDAQLDKAAHRLASIPANKRSLFRIFWTVLSSSPSILWKLHSFFF, translated from the coding sequence ATGGCAAGCTATTTGAAGGAAAATTATGATGTAATTGTGTGCGGCGCGGGTCCCGCAGGGCTTTATGCTGCAAATACTCTTCAAAAAGGCGCAGCCGGAAAGTTATCGGTCTTATTGCTCGATCGCAAGTCGCCGTGGAAGGAACCGGTTTCGTGTGCCGAAGCGGTTTCGCGGAAAATTTTCTCGCGGTATTGGACTCCGAAAGAAGAATGGACTCGGCAGCATTTAGATGGCGTCTATTTTACATCGCCGGATATGACCCGCGTCGAATATTTCCAATCGGACTGCGGTTTGATTTTGGATCGTGCGGCATTTCATCGTGAAATGGCAGAAAAAGCCCGCGAACTCGGTGCGGAATGTTACTTTGAAAATTACGTTGAACGCATTTTCCGGACAGACGACGGACTTTGGAATGTCGTCGTACGGCACGAGGGAAATGTTCAAGTACTCAAAACGAAAACCGTCATCGATGCGACGGGTCCGGGCGCAAAAATTACCCGCGACGTCCCCGAATTAGATGAACTCGAAACGGGAAATTTTGATGTGGAACCGGCAATTTTTGCGATTGCCGAAGGCATTCCACACGATGTGAAGCATATTGAACTTCTTTTTGGGCACAAATATTTTCCGGGCGGTTACGGTTGGGTTTTTCCGCGCGACGGTAAAACGGTGAATGTCGGACTCGTCAACGGGCGAGAATTTTTGCAAAGTCATCCGCCGAAAGCAACTCTCGAAGCATTTATCCGCGATGCGTATCCAGAGGCGAAAATTTTATCAATTCACGGTGGCGCGATTCCTTGTGGACAGTCGTCGAGACCGATTGCGGCGCTTGGCGTCTTTAAAGCAGGAGACTCGGCGAGTACGGTAAACCCCATCAGCCGGTCGGGGATAGTCGAAGCGCTCAAAAGCGGAAAAATCGCAGCGGAATGCGTTTTGGAATGGCTCAAGGCAAATTCCGAAGAAGAAAAACGCGAAATTGAAAAATCGGCGTATTTCCGTTGGATGAAAATTCAAGGAAAGGCGCATCTCAATTTCCACCGCGGCAAGAAAGGTTTTGGAAGCATCTCGGATGCGCAGTTAGACAAAGCAGCGCATCGCTTGGCGTCAATTCCTGCGAATAAACGTAGCCTTTTCCGTATTTTCTGGACGGTGCTTTCTTCGTCGCCGTCGATTCTTTGGAAATTGCATTCGTTCTTTTTTTAA
- a CDS encoding glycoside hydrolase family 44 protein translates to MKKFYAVVFLAGFAFADISVSIDALSGEQKISPYIYGRNIDVISDSEGADAEQLSKEKDFYSKMLESGMHFLRSNNGNNATRYNWRKKMTVHPDWFNNVYSHDWDVTAKKLIENMPGVDAMYAFQLTGYAASTTDYNFGEWDYKVSHGFYPTSTLDLAGGGEVSDDGKTLLKAGDYRLYNEPWPADSTVGIIEHWRDELKFDMSRFTYWSMDNEMEIWSGTHGDLPLDIDADFLVERYIDVAKKARAKWSGIKLTGPVVANEWQWCSVGATGGKSGLGKGEDRNYCWLEYFIKRLAEEEKSSGVKMLDVFDMHWYPTETSYEERVNWHRVFFDTTYNYSGANGIKMVNGSWDNKQTKEYIFKRVRDWLDKYFGKDHGITLGLTETSIIDETDPMTTAITYASWLGTFMDHGVEIFSPWTWGDGMYETVHLFSRYGHGLRVASTSSNDSLLSAYTSVSAARDSMTVILVNRAEKESQNVSIEISGLKNMGANATTLTLAGITGETFKSHTENALKAGTASVVSNKVTLTVPAKSITAVMLTADAVTRLNRMQPAANVLFSQGNAWFVNNSSGSVHSAQVYSALGRLVKNFDALSHANVSLETEKLPRGSYMIRLNTASGFKTQKILVK, encoded by the coding sequence ATGAAAAAATTTTACGCCGTCGTTTTTCTTGCGGGTTTTGCCTTTGCCGATATTTCGGTTTCTATCGATGCGCTTTCGGGCGAGCAAAAGATTTCGCCTTACATTTACGGGCGAAACATCGATGTGATAAGCGACTCCGAGGGCGCGGATGCGGAGCAGTTATCGAAGGAAAAGGATTTTTACAGCAAAATGCTTGAATCGGGCATGCACTTTTTGCGCTCGAACAACGGCAACAACGCGACGCGTTACAACTGGCGAAAAAAGATGACGGTTCATCCGGACTGGTTTAACAATGTTTACAGCCATGACTGGGACGTTACTGCCAAAAAGCTGATTGAAAATATGCCGGGAGTGGATGCAATGTATGCGTTTCAGCTCACGGGTTATGCGGCTTCTACGACGGATTACAATTTTGGGGAATGGGATTATAAAGTTTCACATGGATTTTATCCGACAAGCACGCTTGACTTGGCCGGAGGCGGCGAAGTATCTGACGATGGCAAGACGCTTTTAAAGGCGGGCGATTACAGGCTTTACAATGAGCCTTGGCCGGCGGATTCTACCGTGGGAATTATCGAGCACTGGCGCGACGAATTGAAATTTGATATGTCTCGCTTTACATACTGGAGCATGGACAACGAAATGGAAATCTGGTCGGGGACGCACGGGGATCTCCCGCTGGATATTGACGCTGATTTTTTGGTGGAGCGTTATATTGATGTAGCCAAAAAAGCGCGCGCAAAATGGAGCGGCATCAAGCTTACAGGCCCTGTAGTCGCAAACGAATGGCAGTGGTGCAGCGTGGGGGCAACAGGTGGAAAGTCTGGCCTTGGCAAGGGCGAAGACCGCAACTACTGCTGGCTCGAATACTTTATCAAGCGCCTTGCCGAAGAAGAAAAATCGAGCGGCGTGAAAATGCTCGATGTCTTCGATATGCATTGGTATCCGACGGAAACATCGTATGAAGAACGCGTGAACTGGCACCGCGTTTTCTTTGACACGACTTACAATTACTCGGGCGCAAACGGCATCAAGATGGTGAACGGCTCCTGGGACAATAAACAGACGAAGGAATACATTTTCAAGCGCGTGCGCGATTGGCTCGACAAGTACTTTGGAAAAGATCACGGCATAACACTTGGACTTACCGAAACGAGCATTATCGACGAAACCGACCCGATGACGACTGCGATTACATACGCTTCGTGGCTTGGGACTTTTATGGATCACGGTGTCGAGATTTTTAGCCCGTGGACATGGGGAGATGGCATGTACGAAACGGTTCACCTGTTTAGCCGTTACGGTCACGGATTGCGCGTAGCGTCAACATCGAGTAACGATTCGCTTTTGTCGGCGTATACATCGGTAAGTGCAGCTCGGGATTCGATGACGGTGATTCTTGTAAACCGCGCCGAAAAGGAATCGCAAAATGTTTCGATTGAGATTTCGGGCTTAAAAAATATGGGAGCAAACGCGACAACGCTTACGCTTGCTGGCATTACAGGCGAAACATTTAAATCGCACACGGAAAATGCGCTGAAGGCGGGAACAGCATCGGTTGTGTCAAACAAGGTTACGCTTACGGTGCCTGCAAAGTCGATTACCGCGGTGATGCTTACGGCCGATGCGGTCACAAGGCTCAATCGCATGCAGCCTGCGGCAAACGTGCTCTTTTCGCAAGGAAACGCCTGGTTTGTAAACAACTCTTCGGGAAGCGTGCATTCTGCGCAAGTGTATAGCGCTCTTGGACGCTTGGTGAAAAACTTTGACGCGCTTTCGCACGCAAATGTGTCGCTTGAAACAGAAAAGCTCCCTCGCGGAAGCTATATGATTCGCCTGAATACCGCCTCTGGGTTCAAAACGCAAAAAATTCTGGTAAAATAG